In Streptococcus respiraculi, one DNA window encodes the following:
- a CDS encoding DUF368 domain-containing protein translates to MTSFIARIVKGMIIALGFILPGVSGGVLAAILGIYERMIRFLAHIRENFVENVLFFIPVGIGGILGIALFSYPVEYLLKHYQVIVLWGFAGAIVGTIPSLVKESTQKTARDKVDVATLWGTFVISGLLLYFLNDLVGTLPASFASFVLAGALIALGILVPGLSPSNLLLILGIYSPMLNGFKSLDLLGTFLPIAIGGALAMLAFSKAMDYALEHYHSRVYHFIIGIVLSSTLLILIPQAGNEESISYAGTGFYTWMLAILLFSLGIWLGLWMSKLEEKYK, encoded by the coding sequence ATGACATCTTTTATTGCAAGAATTGTAAAAGGAATGATTATCGCCCTTGGCTTCATTTTACCTGGTGTTTCAGGTGGGGTCTTGGCTGCGATTTTGGGTATTTATGAGCGAATGATTCGCTTTCTCGCACATATCAGGGAGAATTTTGTCGAAAATGTTCTCTTTTTCATCCCCGTAGGAATCGGTGGTATCTTAGGAATTGCCCTCTTTTCTTACCCCGTTGAGTATCTTCTCAAGCACTATCAAGTGATTGTTCTCTGGGGCTTTGCGGGAGCCATTGTCGGAACCATTCCGAGTCTCGTCAAGGAATCCACTCAAAAGACTGCGCGCGACAAGGTGGATGTAGCGACCCTCTGGGGAACCTTTGTCATCTCTGGTCTTCTTCTCTACTTCCTCAACGATCTCGTAGGAACTCTACCTGCCAGCTTTGCTAGCTTTGTCCTAGCAGGTGCCTTGATTGCCTTGGGGATCTTAGTTCCTGGCCTTAGTCCGTCTAACCTGCTCCTTATTTTAGGGATTTACAGTCCCATGCTCAATGGCTTTAAGTCGCTTGATTTACTAGGAACATTTCTGCCGATTGCAATCGGTGGGGCACTTGCCATGCTAGCCTTTTCAAAAGCAATGGACTATGCACTTGAACACTACCACTCTCGTGTCTACCATTTCATTATCGGAATTGTCCTATCAAGTACTCTGTTAATTCTCATTCCACAAGCAGGCAATGAAGAATCCATTTCCTACGCTGGTACAGGATTTTACACGTGGATGCTCGCCATTCTCCTCTTTTCACTCGGCATTTGGCTAGGGCTTTGGATGAGTAAACTGGAGGAAAAATACAAGTAA
- a CDS encoding aminoacyl-tRNA deacylase — MSKKKKLKKTLVDQILDKAGIVHDSLEINALEGKLPDHVLEHQIYKTLALTGDKTGPIIGIVPITEHLSEKALAKISGNKKISMIPQKDLEKTTGYVHGANNPVGIRQKHAFPIYIDQSALELGQMIVSAGEIGRSIRIDSQALADFVNASFADLTLK; from the coding sequence ATGAGTAAGAAAAAGAAACTCAAGAAAACCTTGGTCGACCAAATCTTAGACAAGGCAGGCATTGTCCATGACAGTCTTGAAATCAATGCTCTTGAGGGAAAACTACCAGACCATGTCCTAGAGCATCAGATTTACAAAACCTTAGCCTTAACAGGTGACAAGACAGGGCCTATCATTGGAATTGTGCCCATTACCGAACATCTTTCTGAAAAAGCCCTAGCCAAAATCTCAGGTAATAAAAAAATCAGCATGATTCCGCAGAAAGACTTGGAAAAAACAACCGGTTACGTTCACGGAGCTAACAACCCTGTCGGCATTCGCCAAAAACATGCTTTTCCAATCTACATTGACCAGTCGGCCCTAGAATTGGGACAGATGATTGTCTCAGCAGGAGAAATCGGGCGATCCATTCGCATCGATAGCCAAGCACTAGCTGATTTTGTCAACGCAAGCTTTGCGGATTTGACCCTTAAATAA
- the lysS gene encoding lysine--tRNA ligase, protein MSNEHFEELNDQQLVRREKMTALSEKGIDPFGKRFERTANSAELKAQYEEKSKEDLADLGATAIIAGRMMTKRGKGKAGFAHIQDREGQIQIYVRKDDVGEENYELFNKADLGDFIGVEGDVMRTNMGELSIHARKLTHLSKALRPLPEKFHGLTDTETIYRKRYLDLISNRESFNRFVTRSKIISEIRRYLDGLGFLEVETPVLHNEAGGAAARPFITHHNAQNIDMVLRIATELHLKRLIVGGMERVYEIGRIFRNEGMDATHNPEFTSIEVYQAYADYLDIMDLTEGIIQHTAKAVVGDGPVTYQGTEINIHLPFKRVHMVDAIKEQTGVDFWQEMTFEEAKTVASEHKVPVEKHYTEVGQIINAFFEEFVEDTLIQPTFVYGHPVAVSPLAKKNDEDPRFTDRFELFIMTKEYGNAFTELNDPIDQLERFKAQAKAKELGDDEATGIDYDYVEALEYGMPPTGGLGIGIDRLCMLLTDTTTIRDVLLFPTMK, encoded by the coding sequence ATGTCAAATGAACATTTTGAAGAATTAAATGACCAACAACTAGTTCGGCGTGAGAAAATGACTGCCTTGAGCGAAAAAGGCATTGACCCATTCGGAAAGCGCTTCGAACGTACTGCCAACTCCGCAGAATTAAAGGCACAGTATGAAGAGAAATCTAAGGAAGACTTAGCTGACTTAGGCGCTACTGCTATCATCGCAGGACGAATGATGACCAAGCGCGGAAAAGGTAAGGCTGGCTTTGCCCACATTCAAGACCGCGAAGGGCAAATTCAAATCTACGTCCGTAAGGACGATGTCGGTGAAGAAAACTACGAACTCTTTAACAAGGCTGACCTTGGAGACTTTATTGGGGTTGAGGGAGATGTCATGCGGACCAATATGGGAGAATTATCCATTCATGCCCGCAAATTGACCCACTTGTCAAAAGCTCTTCGCCCGTTGCCAGAAAAATTCCACGGTTTAACAGATACAGAGACCATTTACCGCAAACGCTACTTGGACTTGATTTCTAACCGTGAGAGCTTTAATCGCTTTGTCACTCGTAGCAAGATTATCTCCGAAATTCGCCGTTACTTGGACGGACTTGGCTTCTTGGAAGTAGAAACACCTGTCCTTCACAATGAAGCTGGTGGTGCTGCTGCTCGTCCATTTATTACCCACCACAATGCTCAAAATATTGACATGGTCCTACGGATTGCAACCGAGTTGCACTTGAAACGCCTCATCGTTGGTGGTATGGAACGTGTCTATGAAATTGGTCGCATCTTCCGTAACGAGGGAATGGATGCTACTCACAATCCAGAATTTACATCGATTGAGGTCTACCAAGCCTATGCCGACTACCTTGACATCATGGACTTGACCGAGGGCATTATCCAACACACTGCAAAAGCCGTTGTCGGAGACGGACCTGTTACCTATCAAGGAACAGAAATCAATATCCACCTGCCATTCAAACGCGTCCACATGGTTGATGCAATTAAGGAACAAACGGGTGTTGATTTCTGGCAAGAGATGACCTTTGAAGAAGCAAAAACTGTTGCAAGTGAGCATAAGGTCCCTGTTGAAAAGCACTATACAGAAGTTGGTCAGATCATCAACGCTTTCTTTGAAGAGTTTGTCGAAGATACACTTATCCAACCAACTTTTGTCTACGGTCACCCCGTTGCAGTATCCCCACTTGCAAAGAAAAACGATGAAGATCCTCGCTTTACGGACCGTTTTGAGCTCTTTATCATGACCAAAGAGTATGGAAATGCCTTCACTGAGTTGAACGACCCAATTGACCAATTGGAACGCTTTAAAGCACAAGCCAAGGCCAAAGAATTGGGAGATGACGAAGCGACTGGTATTGATTATGACTACGTAGAAGCCCTTGAATACGGCATGCCACCAACAGGTGGACTCGGTATCGGAATCGACCGCCTCTGCATGCTCTTGACTGATACGACCACAATCCGTGACGTCCTTCTTTTCCCAACAATGAAATAA
- a CDS encoding ABC transporter permease, whose protein sequence is MENIKFALKSVLAHKMRSLLTMLGIIIGIASVVVIVALGEGFKRSLSEALAGDRNNVQLYFSNTKGETQQDGLSTYFSETQVTDEPEPTLTDGILKGLLEVDGVSNYYTTNSNNGEISVGAKKVDSVFITGVSRNYFDVKDISLLAGRKFTATDYTQFARIIMLDEQVAEKLFGNAKSALNQTVSLANKAYLVVGVYKEETSGGIANFGVGGAALMTNTQVAAETGASENAQVFVHVEDVARSSEVGRAAAAYLTRATHLREAQYDIQDFSQFLETFNTQLSGITAFIGAVAGISLLVGGIGVMNIMLVSVTERTREIGLRKALGATRGNILLQFLIEAMVLTSLGGLIGLGIAQLAVTTINLTKALGAEITAVISLPVVLGSLAFSAAVGVLFGVLPANKASKLDPIEALRYE, encoded by the coding sequence ATGGAAAATATTAAATTTGCCTTAAAATCTGTCCTTGCCCACAAGATGCGCTCACTTCTAACCATGTTAGGGATTATCATCGGGATTGCTTCTGTTGTGGTCATTGTAGCCTTGGGAGAAGGTTTTAAACGAAGCTTGTCAGAAGCCTTGGCTGGCGACCGCAATAATGTGCAACTGTATTTCTCAAATACGAAGGGAGAAACACAACAAGACGGCTTATCAACCTATTTTTCTGAAACGCAAGTAACGGATGAACCAGAACCAACTTTGACAGACGGTATTTTGAAAGGTTTACTTGAAGTCGATGGAGTCAGCAATTATTACACAACCAACAGTAACAACGGTGAAATTAGTGTTGGTGCAAAAAAAGTAGATAGTGTCTTTATTACAGGTGTTAGCAGAAATTACTTTGATGTAAAGGACATTTCTCTTCTAGCAGGACGTAAGTTTACTGCAACTGACTATACGCAATTTGCCCGCATCATTATGCTAGATGAACAAGTTGCTGAAAAATTGTTTGGCAATGCAAAATCAGCCCTCAATCAGACGGTTAGTCTTGCCAATAAAGCTTACTTAGTTGTTGGTGTCTATAAAGAAGAAACCAGTGGTGGTATTGCTAACTTTGGAGTAGGTGGTGCTGCTTTGATGACCAATACCCAAGTTGCAGCTGAGACTGGAGCCTCTGAAAATGCCCAAGTTTTCGTTCATGTCGAAGATGTTGCGCGCTCTTCAGAAGTTGGACGCGCAGCAGCTGCTTACTTGACTCGTGCGACTCACCTCAGAGAGGCACAATACGATATTCAAGATTTCTCTCAATTCTTAGAGACCTTCAATACGCAGCTCTCAGGAATTACTGCCTTTATCGGTGCGGTAGCAGGTATTTCCCTACTGGTAGGAGGTATCGGTGTTATGAATATCATGCTGGTATCTGTAACAGAGCGGACACGTGAGATTGGTCTACGGAAAGCCCTCGGTGCGACTCGTGGCAATATTCTCTTGCAATTCCTGATTGAAGCAATGGTCTTGACTAGCCTTGGTGGTCTTATTGGCCTTGGAATCGCCCAATTAGCAGTGACTACCATCAATCTGACCAAGGCGCTCGGAGCCGAGATAACGGCTGTGATTTCCCTTCCAGTTGTGCTTGGAAGTCTCGCATTCTCAGCCGCAGTCGGTGTTCTATTTGGTGTTCTACCAGCCAACAAGGCTTCTAAGCTAGACCCAATCGAAGCGCTTCGTTATGAATAG
- a CDS encoding ABC transporter ATP-binding protein, whose product MKKQLIKLTNINKSYKNGDQELRVLKDIDLEVEEGEFLAIMGPSGSGKSTLMNIIGLLDRPTTGEYILEDTEVSQISENKLAHVRNNQIGFVFQQFFLLSKLNALQNVELPLIYAGVPASKRKALSQQYLEKVELGERMTHLPSELSGGQKQRVAIARALVNSPSIILADEPTGALDTKTGDQIMELLTELNREGKTIIMVTHEPEIAAYAKRRIVLRDGVITEDIRKEEN is encoded by the coding sequence ATGAAGAAACAACTAATCAAGCTGACCAACATCAATAAGAGCTATAAAAATGGAGATCAAGAACTACGCGTTTTAAAAGATATTGACTTGGAGGTAGAAGAAGGAGAGTTTCTTGCCATCATGGGGCCGTCAGGTTCAGGGAAATCCACTCTGATGAACATTATCGGACTCTTGGATCGTCCGACAACTGGTGAGTACATCTTGGAAGATACGGAAGTCAGCCAGATTTCGGAAAACAAGTTGGCCCATGTTCGAAACAACCAGATTGGTTTTGTCTTCCAACAATTTTTCCTCTTATCCAAGTTGAATGCGCTACAAAATGTGGAATTGCCCTTGATTTATGCAGGTGTACCGGCTAGCAAGCGCAAGGCCCTATCCCAACAATATTTAGAAAAGGTTGAGCTAGGCGAGCGAATGACGCATTTGCCGTCTGAGTTATCAGGTGGTCAGAAGCAGCGGGTTGCGATTGCGCGTGCCTTGGTCAATAGTCCATCCATCATTTTAGCGGATGAGCCAACAGGGGCTCTTGATACCAAGACCGGTGACCAGATTATGGAACTCTTAACCGAGTTAAATCGTGAAGGTAAGACCATTATCATGGTGACCCACGAGCCAGAAATCGCAGCCTATGCCAAACGCCGCATCGTCCTTCGTGATGGGGTCATTACAGAAGATATTCGCAAGGAGGAGAACTAG
- a CDS encoding efflux RND transporter periplasmic adaptor subunit, protein MFKTKKSKIILFSSLGVAAVALIGGALLFGGEKTEAPVAAESLMYTTVKEGSIASSTLLSGTVAAADEQYVYYDISKGDLNAVLVAQGDQVQVGTPLVQYDTSELQAAYDTAVRARDKVGRQIEDLRVNGQSVDLTGDSSVDSKSTATAQRTVDMQMQDLNDAYADAQAAVNKAQAAFDEATVTSNVAGTVVEVNKSVSKSNTSTNQTVVHIVNQGSLQVTGELSEYDLANISVDQEVKITSKVYPDKVWTGKITYISNYPENGQASAALPGEGGGTSNAKYPFKVAITSEVGELKQGFSVNIEVVNNSKSILVPVTAVVPEGDKNFVWTIVDRKAQKVEVTLGSSDAMYQEVTGGLKADDHVISNPNDSLEDGKEVEANEETTNQADQHQ, encoded by the coding sequence ATGTTTAAGACAAAGAAAAGCAAAATTATTTTGTTTTCCAGTTTAGGAGTGGCAGCAGTTGCTCTTATTGGAGGGGCCTTACTATTTGGAGGTGAGAAGACAGAAGCGCCTGTTGCAGCAGAAAGTTTGATGTATACGACAGTTAAGGAAGGATCGATTGCTTCTTCAACACTATTATCAGGGACAGTTGCTGCAGCTGATGAGCAATATGTTTATTATGATATTTCAAAAGGAGATTTGAACGCAGTCTTGGTGGCCCAAGGTGATCAGGTGCAAGTTGGCACACCGCTCGTTCAATATGATACATCTGAATTACAAGCAGCTTACGATACAGCGGTGCGGGCCCGTGACAAGGTAGGACGTCAGATTGAAGATCTTCGAGTAAATGGTCAGAGCGTTGATTTGACAGGAGATTCTTCTGTCGATAGCAAATCGACTGCGACTGCGCAACGTACTGTCGACATGCAGATGCAAGACTTGAACGATGCCTATGCCGATGCCCAAGCAGCAGTGAATAAGGCCCAAGCAGCTTTTGACGAAGCAACTGTGACTAGTAATGTTGCTGGAACTGTTGTCGAAGTCAATAAATCTGTTTCAAAATCAAATACCAGCACGAACCAAACGGTCGTTCATATTGTCAACCAAGGTAGCCTACAAGTAACAGGCGAACTTTCTGAATATGACTTGGCAAATATTTCAGTTGATCAAGAAGTGAAAATTACCTCAAAAGTTTACCCTGATAAAGTATGGACTGGAAAAATTACCTATATTTCAAACTATCCTGAAAACGGGCAAGCCTCAGCAGCTCTTCCTGGTGAAGGTGGTGGCACTTCAAATGCTAAGTATCCATTCAAAGTAGCTATTACCAGTGAAGTTGGAGAGTTGAAACAAGGCTTCTCTGTCAATATTGAGGTGGTGAATAACAGTAAATCAATCCTTGTACCAGTTACTGCAGTTGTGCCAGAAGGAGATAAAAACTTTGTTTGGACCATTGTTGATAGAAAAGCTCAGAAAGTGGAAGTTACGCTTGGTAGCTCAGATGCGATGTATCAAGAAGTAACAGGAGGTCTGAAAGCAGACGATCATGTCATCTCCAATCCAAACGATAGCTTAGAAGATGGAAAAGAGGTAGAAGCGAATGAAGAAACAACTAATCAAGCTGACCAACATCAATAA
- the gorA gene encoding glutathione-disulfide reductase, translating to MKTFDIIAIGGGSGGIATMNRAAEHGAKAAVIEGNLLGGTCVNIGCVPKKIMWYGAQVAETLHTYGSEYGFSAENIHFDFATLKKNRDAYIERSRNSYKGTFERNKVEVIKGYARFVDEHTVEVGGEHIYAEKIVIATGAKPILPTIPGGEYANVSDDVFAWEKLPASVAVIGAGYIAVEMAGVLHALGVKTDLFVRRDRPLRRFDSYITDALMAEMERTGLPLHPHKIPQRIEKNPDSSLTIFFEDGSQHTAEKILWAVGRRANIDNLNLEAVGITTTSTGHIAVNEFQETSTPHIYALGDVTGEKELTPVAIKAGRTLSERLFNNKTNAKMDYRFIPTVVFSHPAIGTIGYTQEEAEKEFGAENVKVYTSGFTSMYTALGSHRQAAKFKLVTTGPKERIVGLHGIGYGVDEMIQGFAVAIKMGATKADFDATVAIHPTGAEEFVTMR from the coding sequence ATGAAAACATTTGATATCATTGCAATTGGTGGAGGTTCTGGAGGGATTGCTACTATGAACCGCGCCGCAGAACATGGCGCAAAGGCTGCTGTCATTGAGGGAAATCTCCTTGGGGGGACCTGCGTCAATATCGGTTGTGTTCCCAAGAAAATCATGTGGTATGGCGCTCAGGTGGCAGAAACCCTTCATACTTATGGGTCTGAATATGGTTTTTCAGCTGAAAATATCCACTTTGACTTTGCAACCTTGAAGAAAAATCGTGATGCCTATATCGAACGATCACGAAATTCCTACAAGGGAACCTTTGAGCGCAACAAGGTTGAAGTCATCAAGGGCTATGCTCGCTTTGTCGATGAGCATACTGTTGAAGTAGGCGGAGAGCATATCTATGCTGAGAAAATTGTCATTGCAACAGGTGCAAAACCAATACTCCCAACTATTCCTGGTGGGGAGTATGCCAATGTATCTGATGATGTCTTTGCCTGGGAAAAACTTCCTGCGTCTGTAGCCGTCATCGGCGCTGGCTATATCGCTGTTGAAATGGCGGGCGTCCTCCATGCACTCGGAGTAAAGACAGACCTCTTTGTCCGCCGTGACCGTCCCCTGCGTCGCTTTGACAGCTATATTACAGACGCCCTCATGGCTGAAATGGAGCGGACTGGTCTGCCCCTACACCCTCATAAAATTCCGCAACGGATTGAAAAAAATCCAGATAGTAGCCTAACGATTTTCTTTGAAGACGGCAGCCAGCATACTGCAGAGAAAATCCTCTGGGCCGTTGGTAGAAGAGCTAATATTGATAACTTAAATCTAGAAGCTGTAGGCATCACCACTACCTCAACGGGGCATATTGCAGTCAACGAATTTCAAGAGACGAGTACCCCTCATATCTATGCCCTTGGTGATGTAACAGGTGAAAAAGAATTGACCCCTGTTGCGATTAAGGCTGGGCGCACCCTATCAGAACGCCTCTTTAACAACAAAACAAATGCTAAAATGGACTACCGCTTCATTCCAACTGTTGTCTTTTCACATCCTGCCATTGGCACAATCGGCTATACCCAGGAAGAAGCAGAAAAAGAATTTGGTGCTGAAAATGTCAAGGTCTATACTTCTGGCTTCACTTCCATGTATACTGCTCTGGGAAGCCACCGTCAAGCGGCTAAATTCAAGCTAGTCACAACTGGACCAAAAGAAAGAATCGTCGGACTTCACGGTATCGGTTACGGTGTGGACGAGATGATTCAAGGATTTGCTGTCGCAATCAAAATGGGCGCTACCAAGGCCGACTTTGATGCAACAGTCGCCATTCACCCCACAGGTGCAGAAGAATTTGTCACTATGCGGTAA
- a CDS encoding biotin transporter BioY: MHSSHTKSLIYPAIGAGLIAVLSQIVIPLGPVPFTLQTLAVGLIASLYQSKEATISVILYLLLGAIGLPVFAGLSSGIATLFGPTAGFLWGFLLYAAVTAFLTPPKSTLVQVFLANLLGDALCFLSGGLVFSLITQSNMGKTLALTVLPFLIPDLIKLVIITLAYRPLSRIFKV, encoded by the coding sequence ATGCATTCTTCACACACTAAATCCCTCATCTATCCTGCCATTGGAGCTGGATTGATTGCGGTTCTATCTCAGATTGTCATTCCGCTTGGTCCTGTCCCCTTTACATTACAGACGCTTGCGGTGGGGCTGATTGCTAGTCTCTATCAATCGAAGGAAGCTACAATAAGTGTCATCCTCTATCTCTTACTAGGTGCCATTGGTCTGCCTGTCTTTGCAGGATTGTCAAGTGGCATAGCAACACTTTTTGGCCCAACTGCGGGGTTTCTCTGGGGATTTTTGCTTTATGCAGCTGTGACTGCGTTCCTCACACCGCCTAAGTCCACTCTCGTACAGGTTTTCCTTGCGAATCTCTTGGGCGACGCCCTCTGCTTCTTGTCAGGAGGCCTTGTCTTTTCCCTAATTACTCAGAGCAACATGGGAAAAACACTGGCGCTGACTGTGCTTCCCTTTCTAATTCCTGACTTGATTAAATTGGTCATCATTACCCTAGCATACCGGCCACTCAGTCGAATTTTCAAGGTGTAA
- a CDS encoding YdbC family protein, protein MAEFTFEIEEKLLVLSENEKGWTKELNRVSFNGAPAKYDIRTWSPDHSKMGKGITLSNEEFQVLVDAFRN, encoded by the coding sequence ATGGCAGAATTTACATTTGAAATTGAAGAAAAGTTACTCGTTTTGTCTGAAAACGAGAAGGGCTGGACTAAGGAATTGAATAGGGTTAGCTTTAATGGCGCACCTGCTAAGTACGATATCCGCACTTGGAGCCCAGACCATAGTAAAATGGGCAAGGGCATTACCCTATCTAATGAAGAATTTCAAGTCTTGGTCGATGCCTTTCGCAATTAA
- a CDS encoding peptidase U32 family protein has product MTERTLKRPEVLSPAGTLEKLKVAIDYGADAVFVGGQAYGLRSRAGNFSMEEMKEGIEYAHARGAKVYVAANMVTHEGNEVGAGAWFRELRDMGLDAVIVSDPALIVICATEAPGLEIHLSTQASSTNYETFEFWKELGLTRVVLAREVTMEELAEIRKRTSVEIEAFVHGAMCISYSGRCVLSNHMSNRDANRGGCSQSCRWKYNLYDLPFGEERRSIKGQVPEEFSMSAVDMCMIDHIPDMIENGVDSLKIEGRMKSVHYVSTVTNCYKAAVDAYLESPEKFEAIKQDLIDELWKVAQRELATGFYYNPPTENEQLFGARRKIPEYKFIAEVVAFDKTTMTATIRQRNVINEGDEVEFYGPGFRHFETTITDLRDSDGLPIERANRPMELLAIRLPQEVYPGDMVRACKSGLINLYQEDGQSLTVRV; this is encoded by the coding sequence ATGACAGAAAGAACATTGAAACGTCCAGAGGTCTTGTCGCCTGCTGGAACCTTAGAAAAATTAAAAGTAGCGATTGATTATGGGGCAGATGCCGTGTTTGTTGGCGGTCAGGCTTACGGCTTGCGGAGCCGAGCTGGAAATTTCTCAATGGAAGAAATGAAAGAAGGGATTGAGTATGCTCACGCCCGTGGTGCTAAGGTCTATGTGGCAGCAAACATGGTGACCCACGAGGGAAATGAAGTGGGAGCAGGAGCTTGGTTTCGGGAATTGCGAGATATGGGACTTGATGCCGTTATCGTGTCAGACCCTGCTTTGATTGTGATTTGTGCGACAGAAGCGCCAGGTCTTGAGATTCACTTGTCTACCCAAGCCTCATCGACCAACTATGAAACCTTTGAATTTTGGAAAGAATTGGGCTTGACTCGAGTCGTTTTGGCGCGGGAAGTGACCATGGAAGAATTGGCCGAAATTCGTAAGCGTACCAGCGTTGAGATTGAAGCTTTTGTTCACGGAGCCATGTGTATTTCCTACTCAGGGCGTTGTGTTTTGTCTAACCACATGAGTAACCGTGATGCCAATCGTGGTGGTTGTTCGCAGTCCTGCCGCTGGAAATACAATCTTTATGATTTGCCATTTGGAGAAGAGCGCAGAAGCATTAAGGGACAAGTACCTGAAGAATTTTCCATGTCAGCAGTGGATATGTGTATGATTGACCATATCCCAGATATGATTGAAAATGGGGTGGATAGTCTCAAAATTGAAGGACGGATGAAGTCTGTTCACTACGTATCTACCGTGACCAATTGCTACAAGGCAGCGGTAGATGCCTACTTGGAAAGTCCAGAGAAATTCGAAGCGATTAAACAGGACTTGATTGACGAGCTATGGAAGGTTGCCCAGCGTGAGTTGGCAACAGGATTCTACTACAATCCGCCGACAGAAAATGAGCAATTGTTTGGCGCTCGTCGCAAGATTCCTGAGTATAAATTCATTGCAGAGGTTGTGGCTTTTGATAAGACAACGATGACGGCAACCATTCGCCAACGTAATGTTATCAATGAGGGGGATGAGGTCGAGTTTTACGGTCCAGGTTTCCGCCATTTTGAGACTACTATCACGGACTTGCGTGATTCGGACGGTCTGCCAATCGAGCGTGCTAACCGTCCGATGGAACTCTTGGCTATTCGTCTGCCGCAGGAAGTCTATCCTGGGGACATGGTTCGTGCCTGCAAGTCAGGACTAATCAATCTTTATCAGGAAGATGGTCAGTCCCTAACTGTTCGTGTGTAA
- a CDS encoding peptidase U32 family protein → MEKIVITATAESIEQVKQLLEAGVDRIYVGEEDHALRIPHSFTYDELREIARLTHEAGKELTVAANALMHQEAMDNIKPFMELMKEIQVDHLVVGDTGIFYINKRDGYNFKLIYDTSVFVTSSRQINFWKDHGAVGAVLAREIPSAELFDIAQNLEIPAEILVYGASVIHHSKRTLLQNYYNFTKADETDLSRERGLFLAEPSDPESHYSIYEDKHGTHIFINNDIDMMMKLTELVEHNYLHWKLDGIYCPGEHFVEIAKCFVEARDLAEAGELTYDRAFLLDEQVRKLHPKERGLDTGFYEYDRDKVK, encoded by the coding sequence ATGGAAAAAATTGTGATTACAGCAACTGCTGAAAGTATTGAACAAGTCAAACAACTATTAGAAGCGGGTGTGGACCGCATTTACGTAGGAGAAGAAGACCATGCCTTGCGGATTCCGCATTCCTTTACCTATGATGAACTGCGGGAGATTGCCCGTTTGACGCACGAGGCTGGTAAGGAACTTACTGTTGCGGCTAACGCCCTCATGCACCAAGAAGCAATGGATAACATCAAACCCTTCATGGAATTGATGAAGGAAATCCAGGTGGATCATTTGGTTGTGGGTGACACGGGAATCTTCTACATCAACAAACGTGATGGTTACAATTTTAAGCTGATTTACGATACATCGGTCTTTGTTACATCGAGTCGCCAGATTAACTTCTGGAAGGACCATGGTGCCGTTGGTGCGGTGCTGGCCCGCGAGATTCCTTCTGCAGAACTCTTTGATATTGCTCAAAATCTTGAAATCCCAGCGGAAATTTTAGTCTATGGCGCATCAGTGATTCACCATTCCAAGCGGACTCTTTTACAGAATTACTACAATTTTACAAAAGCTGATGAAACGGATTTGTCACGAGAACGGGGGCTTTTCCTAGCAGAACCGAGTGATCCAGAAAGCCATTATTCGATTTACGAAGACAAACATGGGACCCACATTTTCATCAATAATGATATTGACATGATGATGAAATTGACAGAGCTGGTTGAGCACAACTATCTGCATTGGAAATTGGATGGCATTTACTGTCCGGGTGAACATTTTGTGGAAATTGCCAAATGTTTTGTGGAAGCAAGAGACTTGGCAGAAGCTGGAGAATTGACCTATGATCGGGCATTCTTATTGGATGAACAGGTACGTAAATTGCATCCTAAAGAGCGTGGGCTAGATACAGGTTTTTACGAATACGATAGAGATAAGGTAAAATAG
- a CDS encoding DUF3270 domain-containing protein, with protein sequence MALRQYRPDYYQYDESIPKEKQQATYQAYHVTDSARERIKEFFFFLNIAIFSVITVVATYIYLSNGVPVFLAFILAILTGLVGLKLVQLFIKKKLYKSKNRTKAKQ encoded by the coding sequence ATGGCACTTAGACAATATCGGCCTGACTATTACCAGTATGACGAGTCTATCCCGAAAGAGAAACAACAGGCCACCTATCAAGCATATCACGTAACCGATTCAGCTAGAGAACGAATCAAGGAATTTTTCTTCTTTTTAAATATCGCTATTTTTAGTGTGATTACAGTGGTTGCTACGTACATTTATCTTTCAAACGGCGTTCCTGTCTTTTTGGCCTTTATCTTAGCAATTTTAACAGGACTAGTCGGATTAAAGCTCGTTCAATTGTTCATCAAGAAAAAGCTCTATAAATCAAAAAACAGAACCAAAGCGAAACAATAA